The following proteins are encoded in a genomic region of Rhizobium sp. ZPR4:
- a CDS encoding FAD-dependent oxidoreductase — MTGKVIVVGAGIIGATAALRLAEAGWDVALCDGNAPGSEAGASYGNGGWISPASIIPMSMPGLWRKVPGFLLDRNGPLTIDWRSLPQLTPWLLRFLWAGASKTRVRRTAKLLSFLLHDGPERHLELARKTGQEQLVLQKGLLYAYPDRASFEAEALSWELRRENGVAYVEWDETEIRQKLPALGPPYRFAIHVVNGAHCRDTGRYVAGIVQAAQRTGVQFHQSAVTAILDGMTPQAVLEGGETLSADRIVVAAGIHSGRLLRPLGVRIPMQSERGYHVTVTSGQTPFEIPVMPSTGRMANTPTNMGLRLSGQVELATVNKPPNWERAQVLQRHALASYPYLSADKTPNLRLWMGHRPSTPDGLPVIGPLSRHPGLIAAFGHGHVGIAAAPKTADLVLDALERRISDNAYAFLPSRFGQ, encoded by the coding sequence ATGACAGGCAAGGTAATCGTGGTCGGCGCGGGCATTATCGGTGCCACCGCGGCATTGAGATTGGCAGAGGCTGGCTGGGATGTCGCACTTTGCGACGGCAACGCGCCGGGCAGCGAAGCCGGGGCAAGCTACGGCAATGGCGGCTGGATCAGTCCGGCCTCGATCATACCGATGAGCATGCCAGGTCTGTGGCGGAAGGTTCCCGGCTTCCTTCTCGATCGAAACGGGCCGCTGACGATCGATTGGAGGTCACTACCGCAGCTGACACCCTGGCTCCTGCGGTTTTTGTGGGCCGGCGCCAGCAAGACCCGCGTGCGCCGGACGGCGAAATTGCTGAGCTTCCTGCTGCACGATGGCCCCGAGCGACATCTGGAACTCGCGCGAAAGACCGGGCAAGAGCAGCTCGTTCTTCAAAAAGGGCTGCTCTACGCCTATCCCGACCGGGCTTCCTTCGAGGCCGAAGCACTAAGCTGGGAGCTGCGTCGAGAAAACGGCGTTGCATATGTGGAGTGGGACGAGACCGAAATCCGGCAAAAGCTCCCGGCTTTGGGCCCTCCCTACCGGTTCGCCATCCATGTGGTCAACGGTGCCCATTGCCGCGACACCGGACGCTATGTGGCCGGCATTGTGCAAGCCGCCCAACGCACGGGCGTGCAATTCCACCAGTCCGCCGTGACAGCCATCCTGGACGGTATGACGCCGCAGGCCGTACTTGAGGGTGGCGAGACGCTATCTGCCGACCGCATCGTCGTGGCCGCGGGCATACATTCCGGCCGCCTGCTTCGCCCGCTCGGCGTGCGCATTCCGATGCAGAGCGAAAGGGGCTATCATGTGACCGTGACATCAGGGCAAACACCCTTCGAAATTCCCGTGATGCCGAGCACGGGCCGGATGGCCAATACGCCGACCAATATGGGTCTGCGCCTTTCGGGCCAGGTCGAGCTTGCAACGGTGAACAAACCTCCGAATTGGGAGCGCGCGCAGGTGCTGCAACGGCATGCCCTGGCGAGCTACCCCTATCTGTCGGCGGACAAGACACCCAACCTTCGTCTCTGGATGGGACATCGCCCATCCACGCCCGACGGACTCCCGGTGATCGGCCCGCTGTCGCGCCATCCCGGCCTGATCGCCGCATTCGGCCATGGACATGTCGGCATCGCGGCAGCTCCCAAAACCGCGGATCTGGTGCTCGACGCGCTGGAACGTCGCATCAGCGACAACGCTTACGCCTTTCTACCCAGCCGTTTTGGACAATGA